A stretch of DNA from Montipora capricornis isolate CH-2021 chromosome 1, ASM3666992v2, whole genome shotgun sequence:
aggccatgtaagtttgtcgagtacgtgttgttcagagttttactttgtGGAAACTATGTTCATTTTgcaataaatcttcttgttgttgttccagCAACCCTgtgttcagtttagtttgcaaactacctttcctcaaaacattcgaacccATAACATTGGGAGCCCGTCCaagagaggaattcatttgtttgccgactacagaaaccaggaaaggacagtTCAAGAAGAAGGAGTTACACctaaagtaagaagaactgCACAAAGAGAGAGGATATTGTGTTTTTGATGtgaaatactgctatggaaatggagaagcttttgcagatgggaaaAGAATTCGGATTGGAATGAGcaaagctgctcgagtttgtagagaagcaacaaaagttagaGGAAGAAAAACGTAGACAattggaagaggaaagagaagaaaagcgtttgcagtttgaagaagaaaaggaagagagacgtcaattacttgaagaagatagaagaagagaagagagagaaactaggtgacaagaacgcgaactaagaaagcCGAGCTGTTGATACAGAAAGAGgatattgaagcggcaaaaagagaccatgagctggagattgcacgtttggctgtggagaatgctgacgggtgtcctgaagtgagagaggatagGGCCAAGACACCAAGCTTCCCTCATTTGTCGATGGCAAGGACGACTTGGATGCTTATTTACAAAGATTTGAAAGATTTGCAGGGACAGCTAAATGGGAAAAGACAGGATGGGCTTCGAAACTTAGTGCTCTTTTGTCTGGACGTGCTCTAGAAGTTGATTCGCGGTTATCTGAGGAAGCAGCCCAAGATTATGACCAAGTAAAGATAGCTttgatgaagagatatgaccctACGGAGGATGGGTATTGCCGTAAATTTAGAGCATCAAAGCCAGAAGTTGATGAGAGCCCAGACCAGTTTATAGTGCGACTGGAAAGATATTTGTTGCGGTGGTTGGAACTGTCGCATACTCAACGTTCTTTTGAAGGCCTGAAAGATCTAATTGTAGAAGAACAGATTATTGACTCTTGTCCAAAAGAGTTAGCTATTCACCTTCGTGAAACAGCCCCGGAAACGCTTGACCAGATAGCGAAAATCGCCGATCAATACTTGGAAGCTCATGGAAAGCACTTGTTTAGCTCTGCGACCAAGAAGCCTTTAGTACAGTCCAGGACGGAAGAAACAAAGAACGCACAGAGTGATACAACAGCTCTCCAGTGTTACAAATGTAATGCCCGCGGACACAAAGCAATTAACTGCCCAACTCTAGCAAGAAAGTGTCTCCTATGTGGCAAGCAAGGTCATGAGGCGAGGagctgtcgatcaggtggacggaAGTCAGGAGGCCAAGGTAAAGATGGTTACCCTGTGCAACGTGGTCAAGTTAGCGCTGGCTGTTTGGTTAAGTCACCAGATCTTACAGTGAGTTTCACAAAATTTTTGACAAACGGTTTGCGAAGTTCGTTTGAAATTCCCGAAGTTCCCTACAAACTTGGCAATTTCATGACATAGTCGCCAATCAAATCGTGAACTTCCAAACGAAGTTGTGAATTTCACGCCGAACTTTGTTGGGAAGTTGCGAAGTTCATTGGGAGCGAAGTTCGCGCCATTCGGTGTAGTTGGGTTGGCTACATAATTACAAATGAATCCCTTCACATTGCAAGGCAAAGCAATTCCAAGTTCTGTCAGGGAGAATATTATTGAAAGCTGGTTGGAAGGGAAAGGACCATCACAAATAGGAAAAGAGCTAAGACTACGGAAACAAACCATTGCCAACATTGTCGATAACTTCGTTCGCAGAGGAAATGCTGAAGCTGAAAAAGGAGGAAATAAAACCCGCTTAGCACGCACTGACGATGTTAATATTTATGTTGAGTACTGTAAAAAATCAAAGCCCAGCATTTATAGCAATGAGATTCAAAGCAAATTGGTGGAAAACAAAGTATGTTTGCCTGAAAATGTCCCGTCAAGTTCTTCGATTAGCCGAAGCTTAACACAAGATCTGGGTTATTCTTTCAAGAAAGTTAGCGTAATTCCGCAAGAATCACTAGCACCTGAAATAGAAAACAGAGTTACTCAATATTTAACTGTTTGTTCGGCTATTGATCCGAGAACAATGCACTTTTTTGATGAGTGTTCAGTGGTAAAGACGACTGGAAATAGGAATTACGGACATTCAAGAATCGGTCACCGAGCTTTGGAGGTTCAGCGGTATGCAAGCAATGCTACCTTTACCGTAAATCTTCTGCATAATATGTATGGAGTTGGACACGTCAAGTTGTTACCTGGGCCTTCTAATGGACTTGAACTTCTTCATTTCTTCGCAGAAGCATTACAAGAAGAAGATATTTTTGGAAACCTGCTTCTAAAAGTTGGCAATACAGTCATTTTAGATAACTGTGGTTTTCACCACGCCAGACATGTGGAACCAGTGTTAAGAAATATGCTGGCAGCCCGTGGAATTGCCTTGATTTATCAACCACCTTACCATCCCCAATATAATACCTGCGAACACTGCGTCAGAGTGTTGAAGGGATGGCTTCGAAAGCATTCGAAGTTTGCCGAAGTGCATAGAGATGTTGCTATTTTCCAAGGCCTGAGCACAATCACGCCCGGAATGTCGCTTAATTTCTTTAGGCATTTATGGTTACGTCGATTAAGTATTTAATACTAGTTTTTAGTAATTTGTACATTGCCAAAATGTGAAGTGCATTGACTTATTTGCTGAACCTTTTGTAAAATTTTTAATTGAATTTTCCCAGATGTCACCCGACACCTGcctaaaaatagaaatacaaTTTGTTGGTTTATTAGGTAACTCTTCCACCCATAGTGGTTTAAAAgtataaaggttttttttttcagggtatACATCACTCTAGAAACAGCGCCAAACAAGAACGTTTTAATGTCGTTTTGTTGACGCAAAAGGCTCCATCCGTCTGGTCTGTACAGTGTACCTCTCAAATAAATTTACATTTCAGAGAAGTAAAGATCATGAAATAAGCCTTGCTTGGTTGAGAATCGTTTACTTGTAAAATTATGTCAGCCATAAATACCACTTGATTTTGATGGTCTATTCAATTTCCCTCTTTTCACTAAAACAAATATCAACTGTTGCATTTATTTACCTAATTATAAAATTATCTAGGTTACATGTAACTCAAACTTGGAACCGCTACTCTCGATTCGGTTTACTAATTGGAATGTCTATTTGAATGTTTATTCAAACTCAATGTTCGCAGAACAAAACTCAACAAGCTAGGACGTAAATGAAATAATTCTGGGTTTTGTTCCTGATTCCTTTTACCATCGGTCTATTACTGTTTTATACAATGGCGAAGTCATCAGCTTGGATGTAAAATTTAAATGACTATGCAGAGAATTGGCACTTAATTTTTAGGATCAGAGTCTGCAAACTGCGTGGCAATATTTACCAGTGTATTTAAACTACCCCATCTACCAGGGCTTTCAGGACTCTGAGTACAAGGACAACGCAATTCTTCAGCCGCCGCACTAGAACTAGAATTCGTCATCTCAGTGTCACCCGCTTGAAAACTGCGAATGGGAAGTTGAAAGGGGAACAGGAAATGGAGTTTGCGGATAGTACATATTCGCGAAATTCGGGAGACTGCGTATTTTGAAAGCGCATACTGTGCATGTGTGATGCGTTTAGGGCAACACTCTGTATATTTACACTATGGCCGGCACTGAAAGGAATTGGATATCCGTGTAGATTGTAATAATGTGGCACTGCGAATGAGTTACTGCTTACGCGGGCCGCGTGCAATTTATCCTTAATGTCAGAACTTGAACTCGAACTGCTTGAACGGTGCCGCTTTCTCTTTTTAATCTTCTTACTCTTGCGTTTTCTCCGTCGGTAGTCATCGCTGTCACTTGATGAAGTGCCACTGTCTTTAGTATCGTCCTTTGAAATTACATGTGACTTAGATGTCTTCGGTTTACTAGTACTTCCTTTCGCTGCATCTGCAGAGAAACTAGACTTAACCGGCGACGTGTCTACAGTATTCAACATTAGCAGAAGTTCCTGCTTGATCGAACAAATCAGGAGAATCGGCGACTTGCTGAAGAttctttttacattttgtaAGAAGAATGCGTAACTGCTCGTGATCGTCTGAACACACTGGCGGAATTTTTCTATCAAGGAAATTTCGCAACATGCGCACATCTCACATAAGTTTAGGTTTGTTTGTCTTGTACGAAGGATCAACTGCATACAAACGTGGGTCAAATTTTTGATGAAATGAAATTCGTTGTTTGATGAAAAATCCTCCAAATTTTTTTGCTTGATTTTCAAGTTCctgaatttctttttgtttcctcttgAGATCTGCTCGATTCTGTCGTCAACACGTGCAAACTTACGGGCCGCATTTCCACCTTTGACTGCATTTCTCGGTCGGGTTGAGACGTTCCATTGATTATTTTTCGCTCTACTCTCTTCCCTCTAATTGGCAGTGGCGATTCTTCCTTTAGGAAATCTAGTTGATACATCAGCAAGCTTTTTGCCCCTAAAGGTAAGATTAATTCCTTTGAAAACATCACATCAACTTGATCCGAAGTAAGAAGTTTTAGTTGAAGCCTGCTTGTAAATTGGTTCGCAGAGAGTGTTTCAAAAATTAGCTGACATGTTTTTAGACAATGCCCTCGTGAAGGATCAGGCAGATATTTCCTTTGAAGAAAAATCTGGAGTACTGTACCGCTTATACGAGCATCCTTACGTGAACGGTGGTAAACCGCTTAAACAAGTTATACTACCTGAGAAGTTGAGATGCCCCATAATGGAAGTAGCTCACGGATCGATTCATGGGCGGTCATATGGGCATCAAGAAAACAACAGACAAGATCCAGAGTGCGTTTTATTGGCCTGAAATTCATGGTGACGTCACCCGATTTTGCAAGTCCTGTGATGCGTCAGAAGGTCGTAAGTAAGGGATCTGTGCCAAAGGTACCGTTAGAGAAGATGCTGCTGATAGACAAGCcttttaagagagtagcaatagATCTTGTTGTTCCTATCAGTCCCTCGAGTGAAGAAGGACACAGATATATATTGACACTGGTAGATTTTTCGACTCGCTACCCTGAGGCTGTGCCACTTGAGAACATTGACACAGAGACTGTAGCAGAGGCATTGGTAGATATCTTCAGCCGTCTAGGAGTACCAGAAGAAATCTTAAGTGATCTGGGTACGCAGTTTGTTTCTGACTGTATGAGAGAAGTCACCCGACTACTAAGCATTAAACAGCTTACAACAACACCCTATCACCCGATGTGTAACGTTTTGACAGAGAAGTTCAATGGAACAATGAAATCTATGCTGAAGAGACTGTGTAGTGagcagccaagacagtggcatcgctgcATAAACCCGCTGTTGTTTGCttatcgtgaagttccccaaGAGTCCACTGGTTTTTCACCGTTTGAGCTGTTATATGGAAGAGCTCTTAGAGGACCAATGGCTATACTCAAACAGCTGTGGACGAAAAAAGTTGACGAGCCTGAGGTAAAGAACAGTTACCAGTACGTTTTCGAATTATGAGAGAAGTTAGAAGATACCCTTAAACTAGCCCATAGTGAACTGGAGAAAGCCCAGCAGAAAAGCACTATTACGACCGCAAGTCTAAAGTTAGGAAGTTCCAGTCAGGTGAGAAAGTGCTTCTACTGCTACCTACGGACCATAACAAGCTACTTATGCAGTGGAAGGGTCCCTTTGAAGTTAGTTCTGTAGTGGGTCTCAATGACTACGaagtgaaagtaaaaggcaagaAGAAAATTTACCACGCTAACCTTCTTAAAAAGTACTTTGAGCGAGAGGAGACTACACCCGAAGGAGCAGTAGCTGGTGGAGTAGGCGCTTCGTGTGTAGACGATGCTGTCGACTGTGCAGCTAAAGCTGATGAAGCAGAGGGAGAAAACGTTGATTTTTTAGAGCTTGGTGGATATGTAGCCAAGGAATCAATCGAAGATGTTAACACTGGACCAAATCGGACGGATGACCAACAGAATGAATTTATGGATTTGGCTAAACAGTTTACGAATTTGTTTACTAAAGCACCAGGTGCCACAGATCTCGTTCAGCATCATATCAACCTCATTTCAGACCAGCCGGTTAGATCAAGACCTTACCCAGTACCTTACAGCATCAGAGAATCACTGAGAAGAGATATTGCCGACATGACCAGAATGGGAGTTATTAGAGAGTCCAGTTCTCCGTATGTGTCACCTGTGGTTGTAgtgaagaaaaaagacaacacaaACCGTGTGTGCGTTGATTATCGGAAATTAAATAAACTAACTGTATTTGATCCCGAGCCTATGCCAACCGCTGAACATTTGTTTCAGAAGCTTAGTGGAGACAAGTTCTACTCGAAAATTGACCTTAGCAAGGGATATTGGCAGATAACAATACCAGAGGAGGACATACAGAAAACGGCGTTCGTAACATGTGACGGGTCGTACGAGTTcttgaagatgccgtttggaaTGATCAACTCGGCAGCAACACTGAAGCTTGCAATGAAGAATTTGCTAGAAGATGTAGCCAATGTTGATTTCTACTGGGACGATAtattggttcacacccgtacgtggcaAGAACATATTAGAGCCCTAAGAGAGCTATTTTCGTGCCTTGTACAAGCGGGGTTCACTATTAGACCTAATAAGTGCCTATTCGGTGTAAACAGTGTGGATTTCCTAGGCCATCGTCTCGAGCAAGGAATGATTGGTCTATATCAGGATAACGTGGAGAAAATTAAAGATGCCCCAAGGCCAAGCACAAAGAAACAGGTGCGATCTTTTATGGGTCTAGCAGGATACTATAGAGATTTCATCCCCAACTTTGCAGCGATCGCAGTGCCCTTATCTGATCTCACACGGAAAGGCCAACCTAATAAAGTTGAGTGGGGTGAAGCACAAGAGAAAGTCTACCAAACAAGTGAGCCTATTTTACGTCTCCCCGATCCAGCTAAAACTTATTTCTTAAGGACGGACGCCTCCAACAGTGGAATCGGTGCAATGTTAACGCAGAAACATGATGAGAAGTTGTttcccgtttgctacgcaagcaAGAAATTGACAGGTGCAGAAAGGAACTACTCCACAATTGAGAAGGAATGTCTAGCGATTGTATGGAGTATCAAGagatttcatctttatttgtacAGAgtctcttttgttcttcagacgGACCATGAACCCTTAAAGTATATGAACAGTGCTAAGTTTGCCAACGGAAGTCttatgcgttgggctatgtttttGCAAAGTTATTCATTCAAAGTTGAAGCCATTAAGGGCTCAGAGAACGTTGAAGCAGATTACTTGAGTCGTGCTGAGGAATGACATTGAACTGCCCCCTTATTTagcaatttttcttgtttaggataaatttaggaaatttcttcaaGAAGGGgattatgttacgaaaaatagcattgcgtgacaagcgttactttctagaagcttcgcgagagttcatagtttgtttatttttaggttcgtgcctaccgtatttacccgtgtataatacgcaccccaattttggactgcattttgaaaaaaatagagcaaaaagcaaaacTAGTGTGAAAACAATCCATTTCCTGGATAAGAAAACAGTAAAGTAAATAAGCCAATGTAAagtgtttaaaaactgaaaccttTAACTTGTAGTCACAATCGAACAGCACTTCTCTCACACAAGATTCATCATCGACAAGTTCATCTTGTTGTCCGTCCACAAGATCGTCTCGTGTGTTATCATGGTTTTTTTACTACTCCATATTTGACAAAATGCGACTCAATCATCTCTTCAGGCAGAACTGAGGTCAATCCGCCAAGAATTACTGCTAAATTGGTGTTGTCTCTGCTGCTTTCATGCTTTCAGTCACACGAGCTTCGAAAGCATAAACAAGCAGGCTTGTTCGTCTCCCCAGTCCCAACACGTGGAGCACGCCAAACTCTTCATTCCATCGGCATCGCTGATAACCCTgtgcttgttttcaactttaggCACCGTTTTCCTCTTGAAAATCACCCTTGGTCTTAATTTGGTCCATCAGCAGCACGCGCCAACAAAACAGTTGCgtgacattaattttcttctctGCGGTGTAATGTTGATCATTCGGTTCCGCGGCATATCGAAGATCAGTGGCGTTTTGTCCATATTTCCAGTAACATGTAGTGGGtagttgtgttctttgcaaagttttataaTATAACAGTGTGAAATCGGATGATCTTCAGCGAAATTAACGAGCGTTATTTATCAGAACGGCATCGTAAACTCCGGGGAGTTTcatggccattttgattttcagTTTATCGCTCAAAAGTGAAGGCTATGTTGTTCAGTTTTTcatttaaaaggaaaggaaaatttACTAGTGGATCTTGGTCAAGCCTTTTACTTTTCAATCCAAAACCAATGtgtctttgtttttatgctaatgaGGGACGCGTGTCTAAAACAATGGATTCCGTGTATAATACGCATCTCCATTTTCGGAGCTGTTTTAGCGGAAAAAAAGTGCGTAGTATACACAGGTTAATACGGTAAGCAAATTTTCGAAATCGGTgtattttgtaatctttctattaatagattgattactatttaagaaagttctagaagcttattgtgaGAGTATGTAAGTAGACGAGTCCTAGCAAagttttttctaactagtttttcacaagcaaagagagttggcgttagccgtgtttagtcaactgtgacagaagctgtgtttatttaagttggcggaggccgtgtaagtttgtcgagtacgtgttgttcagagttttactttgtGGAAACTAtgttcaatttggaataaatcttcttgttgttgttccggcAACCCTGTGTTCAGTTttgtttgcaaactacctttcctcaaaacatttgAACCCGTAACAAAGGGCTAGAGTGCCATCGTCTCTTTTCACAGGCCCAATGGTTTTCCGTGCCTTAGGATCAGCGGCTCTCTTCATAAGATTGCAGTATGCACTTGTCGATTGGACTTCGCCAAACATTTTAGAGAAATATGAGGTGTTGGCTTTTCGTAGCTCTGATGTAACATTGTTTCTGGCCTTGTTGTATGCAGACTGCTTCTTTGAATACTTTGTACCTTCTGTTCATTTTGAGTCGAATATCACTAGTCATCCAGGGGGAGGAAATACTTCTAATTTTCACATTCTTCCATGGGGCATGCTTGTCACATAAGTCATTAAAAAAGTATTGCCAGGCCCACAGATTATCATCAGGGTTGTCAAATATGGACGTGATATTGAATGGCGCACTTTCGATGTCATCTCTGAAACTTCTTATATCCATTCTTTTGTAATCTCGTGTTTTGACTACTATTGGTGGCAGTCTTTTGTTCTTAAGCCGAATAGTCACAAATATTAAGTTATGATCCGATATCCCCAAAGGGAATACACCTGTAGCGCTGACAAGATCTTTTCTTGTGGTTACAATAAGATCAATTAAGAAGCTTGATGTTATCGTTTGTCTTGTGGCTTCTTGTATGACGTTCTCCATATTAAACATCTCGAAAATGGAAGG
This window harbors:
- the LOC138055250 gene encoding uncharacterized protein, giving the protein MNPFTLQGKAIPSSVRENIIESWLEGKGPSQIGKELRLRKQTIANIVDNFVRRGNAEAEKGGNKTRLARTDDVNIYVEYCKKSKPSIYSNEIQSKLVENKVCLPENVPSSSSISRSLTQDLGYSFKKVSVIPQESLAPEIENRVTQYLTVCSAIDPRTMHFFDECSVVKTTGNRNYGHSRIGHRALEVQRYASNATFTVNLLHNMYGVGHVKLLPGPSNGLELLHFFAEALQEEDIFGNLLLKVGNTVILDNCGFHHARHVEPVLRNMLAARGIALIYQPPYHPQYNTCEHCVRVLKGWLRKHSKFAEVHRDVAIFQGLSTITPGMSLNFFRHLWLRRLSI